CAATACTTAGCTTACATCCTAAATCGTAAGCTTCTTTTGCTTTCTTCAAAATCGTTTTCTGTGCAGGATTTTTACTTAATGCAAAACAGGTAGTATGAAATATTTTTGTATGAGATAATATTTCCTTTGAAATTTGTTCCTCATAAATACAACAATCTGCTGAACGGTATGGTATAAAATCAGGTGTACCTTCAGATCTTGAAACAAAAATCACACTAGTTGATTTATCATCTAGAACGTTAACATGGTTTGTATTTATACCAACACTCGTTAATCGTTCTGTAATATAGGATCCAAAACCATCGTTTCCAACAGTTGCAACCATAATGGTATTTAAACCTAATCGCGTTGAATTCATAGCAACATTAGTAGGCGATCCTCCTAAATACCTATGATAATCTCTAGTTCCACTAATAAGCACGCCTTCTTGATGACCAATAAAATCTACAAGAACTTCACCCACACAAAGGATGTCAATTTCATTCATATTATTTATTATTTTATTCACTTAATTTTGTCTTTTTTATTTTAATTAATAATGTGCAGAAAGCTGCAATCACTAATAACACCCCTGCAAAACTTATTGCTTGACGAGGATCATTATCTAAGAAATTTTTTAAAATATAACCAAATGATAGGTTTTGGATAATCATCGGAATAACAATCATCATGTTAATAATACCCATATAAACACCATATCTTTCTTTTGAAATAACAGCAACAACCATCAAGTAAGGTATTCCCATCATACTTGCCCAAGCTATACCATAACCAATAACCACCGCAAAAAATACATACTGATTTTGCACTAATGGAAAGCATAAAAGTGAAACAGCTCCTAATAATAGGCAAACAAAATGAATCATCTTAGCACCATGACTTTTGGCTAATTTGGCCAAATAAAAGGCTATTGAAAAAGTAACTATAAACCCAAACGCACCAATCAATCCATTCCATTCCACTGCTTTTTCATAGCCTACAGCATTCTTTGGTGTTACATTCCAAACCGACAAAGCAATACTTTTTGAATTGTTTTGCCAATAACACATCATGGCATACCATTGAAACAAATAGACCACAAACAATTGCCACATAACTGTTGGCATTTCTAAAACCGCTCTATAAATATCTATAAAAGGAGAAAAAACATTTAATGGTTCTGCTTTTAAAAGCGCTAATTCTTCTTCAGTTGGCGGAATTTCTTTAGTCTT
Above is a window of Flavobacterium sp. 123 DNA encoding:
- a CDS encoding carbohydrate kinase family protein — protein: MNEIDILCVGEVLVDFIGHQEGVLISGTRDYHRYLGGSPTNVAMNSTRLGLNTIMVATVGNDGFGSYITERLTSVGINTNHVNVLDDKSTSVIFVSRSEGTPDFIPYRSADCCIYEEQISKEILSHTKIFHTTCFALSKNPAQKTILKKAKEAYDLGCKLSIDVNYARKLWKSQEKAFKVIKTYCQFNPLIKISEDDMLRLFEKELPHDEIFEFFHQQGVDTVCLTLGSKGVKLSQKGKEVIQMPAIKIDKVMDSTGAGDAFWSGFLFAYIKEKSINECLDIALKLAALKLQNVGRLPDNINILSKLL
- a CDS encoding MFS transporter, with the protein product MGTKFKLSFWQIINMNVGFFGIQYSFGLQQSAVNPIYDFLHASPDQIPILNLAGPLTGLLIQPIIGAMSDKTWHPRWGRRKPYFFIGALVCSIALFLFPFSSSLWMAAGLLWILDVGNNTAMEPYRAFIADTLSEDQQPMGFQAQSFFTGFGQFLAYISLFLFPIVFVGYTGSLPTWIYASFFLGAVLSVSSIWWSMTKTKEIPPTEEELALLKAEPLNVFSPFIDIYRAVLEMPTVMWQLFVVYLFQWYAMMCYWQNNSKSIALSVWNVTPKNAVGYEKAVEWNGLIGAFGFIVTFSIAFYLAKLAKSHGAKMIHFVCLLLGAVSLLCFPLVQNQYVFFAVVIGYGIAWASMMGIPYLMVVAVISKERYGVYMGIINMMIVIPMIIQNLSFGYILKNFLDNDPRQAISFAGVLLVIAAFCTLLIKIKKTKLSE